From a region of the Pochonia chlamydosporia 170 chromosome Unknown PCv3seq00015, whole genome shotgun sequence genome:
- a CDS encoding transposase (similar to Metarhizium robertsii ARSEF 23 XP_007826369.2) produces the protein MDICRLLNTQSPSPGRAATVTAAIAANDPRDDDYTGATIPQLPPSTLFDTYDDLFAFLRNFHLSNGAAIVKASSSSRRDIGGIIQPSHVVFKCDRGPRRPSQSSGLRKPSSQKLDCLVKITAKATKSSN, from the coding sequence atggacataTGCCGTCTTCTCAACACGCAAAGTCCTTCGCCAGGCCGTGCTGCAACGGTCACCGCAGCTATTGCCGCCAATGACCCAAGAGACGATGACTACACTGGAGCTACGATCCCACAACTGCCGCCATCGACACTCTTTGACACGTACGATGacctctttgccttcctccgCAATTTCCACCTTTCCAATGGCGCCGCAATAGTGAAGGCTTCTAGCTCCTCAAGGCGGGATATCGGgggcatcatccagccaagccaCGTCGTCTTCAAATGCGACCGCGGCCCGCGACGGCCGTCACAAAGCTCAGGTCTCAGAAAGCCGTCATCTCAGAAGCTTGATTGTCTCGTCAAAatcacggccaaggccaccaagtcGTCTAACTAG
- a CDS encoding MFS transporter (similar to Aspergillus oryzae RIB40 XP_001821416.2) yields MDRNIPDRGPAVFALTTGTFALTSCFVGARIICRYGIVRIIGWDDKVMMIAWVIAFFLSFTVDLGVANGLGKRDNDISDDDRATLRRCEYAFSVLYNPALMATKTSVLIFYLRLTKGTQIFLRHVSWATLLVVNLTGIVLTVMNIFLCSPIRAAWTVGVDESATCIPLLTELICAAPVNIITDLAILTVPIPILTRLRLPSRQKMILVVTFALGIFITVVNVIRIYYLQKAIIEVPTSDSSTGPNMRFGDQADFGWYASLSLMWSVVEVNVGLACLCVPTLKPLVLKLLPRVLYDSASAQTYGSSQGSGDLSMPPFRSQTSVTLPAIRNRVSFDFADVRQPKRMLSVNSVESFKFCAIVSILFFLWGVSYGLLDTLNNAVASINHLTTAQSLGLTTAYLGGGYFFGPLLVGQWILRGDTRYRSGGHDITAESIGGFKATFIVGLCIYGIGTIIFWPSAVTNSYGGFLLSSFIVGFGLSVLEVGANSFMILCGPLQYSETRLLLAQGVQGVGSVISSLLAAKVFFKDLIQNDSANGMALINVQWAYLGITLLCVILGLWFFYISLPEVSDHELEQSSNRLPVNPKRNTVTGLQLRTMSLILAVLAQYMYVGAQESGIIYFPRLLTSGLASRNETNRSVGSSTIYKPLVLAISTSDYVLLGRTAFTISRFLMGYLTYVSVAQPRLPRPHTYLALCIASGFLFALLTVVLHTSDPNLLAIPVILYFFSEGPIWPLLFSIGLRGQGLRTKRAAAFLTMGGSGGAFFPFIMYGLVKYGCTVQTAFTVIVGLLVAMAAYPLFLVSSSGAMELVQPWPAVHVPTNQTLASQSVVNRQLDNSKNQNVWGMRSLQSGEQAG; encoded by the exons ATGGACAGGAATATCCCGGACCGTGGGCCTGCTGTTTTCGCCCTCACCACTGGGACTTTCGCGCTGACATCCTGCTTTGTCGGGGCCCGCATCATTTGCCGGTATGGAATCGTTCGTATAATCGGCTGGGACGACAAAGTCATGATGATAGCTTGGGTCAtcgccttcttcctgtcATTCACAGTCGACCTTGGCGTCGCCAATGGCCTCGGGAAGCGAGACAATGATATTTCAGACGATGACAGGGCCACTCTACGACGTTGTGAATACGCTTTCTCTGTTTTATAT AATCCTGCTCTTATGGCGACCAAGACCAGTGTCTTGATCTTCTATCTACGCCTAACCAAAGGCACGCAGATATTTCTCCGCCATGTCTCATGGGCGACACTTCTGGTCGTTAATCTTACCGGCATCGTCCTCACAGTCATGAACATTTTTCTTTGCAGCCCAATCAGAGCTGCCTGGACAGTGGGCGTCGACGAGAGTGCTACTTGTATACCGCTCTTGACTGAGCTCATTTGCGCCGCGCcagtcaacatcatcacTGACTTAGCAATTCTTACTGTACCAATCCCCATTCTCACTCGCCTGCGCCTACCATCGCGGCAGAAGATGATCCTCGTCGTTAcctttgcccttggcatATTCATCACAGTCGTCAATGTCATTCGTATCTACTACTTGCAGAAGGCTATAATCGAAGTCCCGACATCCGACTCGTCGACTGGACCCAACATGAGGTTCGGTGACCAGGCCGACTTCGGCTGGTATGCATCCCTCTCCCTCATGTGGAGCGTCGTAGAGGTCAATGTCGGACTGGCATGTTTATGTGTCCCCACCCTCAAGCCTTTGGTCCTCAAGCTTCTCCCACGCGTGCTGTACGATTCGGCGAGCGCCCAAACCTACGGCAGTTCTCAAGGGTCGGGTGATCTCTCGATGCCACCATTTCGAAGCCAGACATCGGTCACTTTACCTGCGATCAGAAACAGGGTATCCTTTGACTTTGCCGACGTCAGGCAGCCGAAGCGCATGCTCAGCGTTAATAGCGTAGAATCCTTCAAATTCTGCGCCATTGTTtcgatcctcttcttcctttgggGTGTCTCATACGGCCTTCTTGACACCCTGAATAATGCTGTTGCGTCCATAAACCACTTGACTACCGCCCAGTCCCTTGGTTTAACGACCGCATACCTAGGAGGTGGCTACTTCTTCGGTCCTTTGCTTGTGGGCCAATGGATCCTCCGAGGGGACACGCGCTACCGCTCGGGGGGCCATGATATTACCGCCGAGAGTATCGGTGGCTTTAAGGCGACGTTTATCGTTGGGTTATGCATCTATGGCATAGGCACTATCATTTTCTGGCCCTCTGCGGTCACAAATTCCTACGGCGGGTTCCTGCTTAGTAGTTTTATTGTCGGATTTGGACTGTCCGTGTTGGAAGTTGGCGCCAATTCGTTCATGATTCTGTGCGGCCCGCTCCAGTACAGCGAGACCCGACTTCTACTGGCCCAGGGTGTCCAAGGCGTTGGGAGCGTCATCAGCAgcttgttggctgcaaaaGTTTTCTTCAAGGACCTCATTCAGAACGATTCGGCGAACGGCATGGCCCTTATCAACGTGCAATGGGCATACCTGGGTATCACCTTACTTTGCGTCATCCTGGGGCTCTGGTTTTTCTACATATCTTTACCAGAAGTAAGCGACCATGAGCTCGAACAGTCCTCCAATCGTCTCCCTGTCAACCCCAAAAGGAACACGGTAACCGGCCTCCAGCTGCGGACCATGAGTCTTATACTAGCTGTGCTCGCGCAGTACATGTACGTCGGAGCGCAGGAGAGCGGCATCATCTATTTCCCTCGTCTCCTCACGTCAGGACTCGCCTCCCGAAACGAGACGAATCGTTCTGTAGGCAGCAGTACTATATATAAACCGCTGGTGCTTGCAATTTCAACATCTGATTATGTGCTCCTGGGTCGCACGGCGTTTACCATATCTCGATTCCTCATGGGCTATCTCACGTACGTTTCCGTCGCTCAGCCCCGACTTCCACGACCACACACCTACCTGGCCCTCTGCATCGCTTCGGGCTTCCTTTTTGCGCTGCTCACCGTAGTGCTTCACACATCTGACCCAAATCTTCTGGCTATCCCGGTGATTCTTTATTTTTTTTCTGAAGGGCCTATCTGGCCTTTGCTGTTTTCGATTGGCCTtcgaggccaaggcttgCGAACGAAACGTGCCGCCGCCTTCCTTACTATGGGTGGATCTGGAGGAGCAttcttccccttcatcaTGTATGGACTTGTCAAGTACGGTTGTACTGTGCAAACAGCGTTCACTGTCATCGTTGGGCTGCTCGTCGCGATGGCGGCCTACCCACTGTTTCTTGTATCTTCTAGCGGCGCTATGGAACTCgtgcagccatggccagccgTTCACGTGCCCACTAACCAAACACTGGCTAGTCAGTCTGTTGTCAATAGGCAACTCGACAACAGCAAAAACCAGAACGTCTGGGGGATGCGATCGCTACAAAGTGGTGAGCAAGCTGGGTAG
- a CDS encoding transposase (similar to Metarhizium robertsii ARSEF 23 XP_007825313.2), translating into MFRISMSKYTEDNIQSAILAVRNGLSARKAAAQWGIPRTTIRDRLSGSQSRIDAYEPRQRLSQKDENNLVTWIVAQTSLNVPVTHQQLYHFVSHILAKGGDHRPLGKNWIKGFIRRHPEISFFSLVQFPVVQGIPARNQYNMDETGIQEGQGSNGLIIGSAEIRIIIRKQPGSRSWTTIIECISADGRVISPLVIFKGASVQQQWFPDKFDKYQDWHFTVSPNGWTSDEIGLFWLRDIFIPQTAPANPKEARLLIVDGHGSHPADNFMLECFKNNIYLLFLPEHSSHVLQPLDVGVFSSVKASYRASIMDLQLLTPSITTNKITFLECYYKARTTGITKRNILSGWRATGIYPTNVSRPLLSKSLKSATLPLKEITKETPQMCTKQQNDLIKTPQRGS; encoded by the exons ATGTTTAGAATCAGCATGTCAAAATACACGGAAGACAATATTCAATCTGCTATATTAGCTGTGCGCAATGGTCTGTCTGCCCGGAAAGCTGCAGCACAATGGGGGATACCCAGGACAACTATTCGAGATCGACTTTCTGGCTCCCAGTCGCGAATTGATGCATATGAACCACGTCAGCGGCTATCACAGAAGGATGAAAACAACTTGGTTACTTGGATAGTAGCCCAAACGTCATTAAACGTGCCAGTTACACATCAACAACTCTACCACTTTGTCTCACATATCCTTGCCAAGGGAGGCGACCATCGCCCTCTTGGGAAGAATTGGATTAAAGGCTTTATACGTCGTCATCCTGAAATA agcttcttttccctGGTCCAGTTTCCTGTAGTACAGGGAATTCCAGCGCGGAATCAATACAACATGGACGAGACTGGTATCCAAGAGGGCCAAGGGAGCAATGGTCTTATCATTGGGAGCGCGGAAATTCGAATAATTATTAGGAAGCAGCCTGGGTCACGCTCTTGGACGACAATTATCGAGTGCATCTCAGCAGACGGCAGAGTCATTAGCCCCCTTGTGATATTCAAAGGAGCAAGCgttcaacagcaatggtTTCCCGATAAATTCGATAAATATCAAGATTGGCACTTTACAGTATCACCAAATGGCTGGACTTCTGATGAAATTGGTCTCTTTTGGTTGCGCGACATCTTTATCCCACAGACAGCACCAGCTAACCCAAAAGAGGCCCGGCTGCTAATAGTAGATGGCCATGGAAGTCATCCTGCCGATAATTTTATGCTGGAATGCTTCAAAAATAATATATACCTTCTTTTCCTACCAGAGCATTCATCCCACGTTTTGCAGCCGCTTGACGTTGGTGTATTTAGCTCCGTTAAGGCTAGCTATCGCGCTTCAATCATGGACCTTCAATTATTAACACCCTCAATTACTACAAACAAGATAACCTTTCTTGAATGTTATTATAAAGCTCGGACTACCGGAATCACCAAAAGAAACATTCTATCAGGTTGGAGAGCCACTGGAATTTACCCGACTAATGTCAGCAGGCCTCTCCTGTCAAAATCCCTTAAATCAGCGACTCTGCCGCTCAAGGAAATAACCAAAGAGACACCACAAATGTGtacaaagcagcaaaatgaCCTAATAAAGACCCCACAGCGCGGTAGTTAA
- a CDS encoding ribonuclease H-like protein (similar to Metarhizium robertsii ARSEF 23 XP_007825303.2): MSAEPERLFSGGRRTVSWTRCRLSAFTIEMLECVTHWIKNGLDEPVEGEEDEDIFEPSPEELAQVEADWDELTTGNLAEHVRRFALDEDLDGTVSRAELFAMDAIPLVGQDEDSDMFNSERDSDEVYDVDKDVCDDLDEEE; encoded by the coding sequence ATGTCCGCGGAGCCTGAGCGACTCTTCTCAGGTGGGAGAAGGACCGTCTCATGGACACGGTGTCGCCTCTCCGCGTTCACAATTGAGATGCTCGAGTGTGTCACGCATTGGATCAAGAACGGCCTTGACGAGCCAGTCGAGGgtgaagaggacgaggatatCTTCGAGCCGTCACCCGAGGAGCTCGCACAGGTGGAGGCGGATTGGGACGAGCTAACCACCGGCAATCTCGCTGAGCATGTTCGCAGATTCGCCCTAGACGAAGATCTAGATGGCACGGTCAGCCGTGCGGAGCTCTTCGCAATGGACGCTATCCCGCTTGTAGGTCAAGACGAGGACAGCGACATGTTCAATAGCGAGAGGGACTCGGATGAGGTATACGACGTGGACAAAGACGTGTGCGACGATctggacgaagaagagtAA
- a CDS encoding metalloprotease protein (similar to Neofusicoccum parvum UCRNP2 XP_007589585.1) — protein MSLKLTLVAGLTATVSLAGTFAGTFPRQHDARVCGAPEPSEDQVTTANWFATEEAKGKVLRHVKKDTITVEVYVHVIAADETKGGGYVSRDDVNAQMDVLNNNYSKGHISFTLEDVDWTVNKNWTTNGDILNRKKTLRKGGYSALNLYYVNQIGGGYVGGCGFPFDAKPGSDDFYWDGCTMVFTTMPGGSAINQNEGKITVHEVGHWFGLMHVSDNMGGGCTSPGDGIDDTPPMLTPLFGCPTGTDSCPDQPGVDPINNFMAYTDDYCKTEFTQGQFDRMWSNWNRYRKGK, from the exons ATGTCTCTAAAATTAACTCTGGTTGCTGGTCTCACGGCTACTGTTTCTTTAGCCGGCACTTTCGCCGGCACTTTTCCCAGGCAGCACGACGCCCGCGTCTGCGGTGCGCCAGAGCCCAGCGAGGATCAGGTGACTACTGCCAACTGGTTCGCGACGGAAGAGGCCAAAGGCAAGGTGCTCCGCCACGTCAAGAAAGACACCATCACCGTTGAGGTCTACGTCCATGTGATCGCTGCCGATGAGACCAAAGGCGGTGGCTATGTCAGT CGAGACGATGTCAATGCGCAGATGGATGTGCTCAATAACAACTACTCCAAAGGTCACATCAGTTTTACCCTTGAGGACGTGGACTGGACTGTCAACAAGAACTGGACCACCAACGGTGATATTTTGAACCGGAAGAAGACTCTCCGTAAAGGCGGTTACAGTGCTCTCAACCTGTACTATGTGAACCAAATCGGCGGGGGCTATGTCGGCGGCTGCGGTTTCCCTTTTGACGCCAAGCCTGGCTCTGATGATTTCTACTGGGATGGCTGCACCATGGTTTTTACGACCATGCCGGGCGGCTCGGCTATAAACCAAAACGAGGGCAAGATAACAGTCCATGAGGTTGGCCACTGGTTCGGCTTAATGCATGTCTCCGACAATatgggtggtggttgcaCCTCTCCCGGTGACGGTATTGACGATACACCGCCGATGCTGACGCCGCTGTTCGGATGCCCGACTGGCACCGACTCATGCCCTGACCAGCCCGGCGTGGaccccatcaacaacttcatGGCCTACACCGACGACTATTGCAAAACTGAGTTTACCCAAGGCCAATTCGACCGCATGTGGAGCAACTGGAACCGGTACCGCAAGGGCAAATAA
- a CDS encoding l-fucose permease (similar to Colletotrichum gloeosporioides Nara gc5 XP_007283235.1), giving the protein MDRNIPDRGSAVFAVTTGTFALTPCFVVARIICRYGIVRKIGWDDKVMIVAWLIAFFLSFTVDLGVANGLGKHDNDISDDDRATLRRCEYAFSVLYNPALMATKTSVLIFYLRLAKGTQIFLRHVSWATLLVVNLTGIVLTVMNIFLCSPIRAAWTVGVDESATCIPLLTELICAAPVNIITDLAILTVPIPILTRLRLPSRQKMILVVTFALGIFITVVNVIRIYYLQKAIIEVPTSDSSTGPNMKFGDQADFGCLWSSKLLPNVLYDSASNQTYSNSQGSGDLSMPPFRDQTSATLPAIKNRVSCDFADAREPKRMLSVNSIDSFKFCALVSILFFLWGVSYGLLDTLNSGVASINHMTTAQSLGLTTAYLGDHHNGHFCCPVAKTAAYVDQNLKGPAESMESRIQEALQYLEQFPAAKIAAVAREFGVPRDRLLRRLDGKPPKKGRPAANTKLSIAEGRALCRYIDRLDQINLAVRPEFVTDAANHILRERAPQANRGNPPVVGPSWTTRFLRRHKYGKRLQRKLHADRQASEDLSRVKEYFQRLSDVYQTEGILPEDIWNMDETGFRIGIGKNEMIVTKRKRAHYFGIPENRESATAIEAISAGGEYIPAFLIVAGQVHMAQWYAQPELNPDTAIRPTPSGYTNDQVGLEWLEHFDKHTRKKTVGRKRLLIPDGHGSHHTREFITYCDAHNIVPFGLPPNLTHLLQPVDVVVFQPLKHYHAKALDLLVRDGLVNITKVEFLSSIEEVRVRAFKKSTILSSFRRPGSGHSTHSQFFRFLKSARQRRHPRHLQAQEHAFITIFNAVDAQADEQGG; this is encoded by the exons ATGGACAGGAATATCCCGGACCGTGGGTCTGCTGTTTTCGCCGTCACCACTGGAACGTTTGCGCTGACACCCTGCTTTGTCGTGGCCCGCATCATTTGCCGGTATGGAATCGTTCGTAAAATCGGCTGGGACGACAAGGTCATGATAGTGGCTTGGCTcatcgccttcttcctttcATTCACAGTCGACCTTGGCGTCGCTAACGGCCTCGGGAAGCACGACAATGATATTTCAGACGATGACAGGGCCACTCTTCGTCGTTGTGAATACGCTTTCTCTGTTTTATAT AACCCTGCTCTAATGGCGACCAAGACCAGTGTCTTGATCTTCTATCTACGACTAGCCAAAGGCACGCAGATATTTCTCCGCCATGTCTCATGGGCGACACTTCTTGTCGTTAATCTTACCGGCATCGTCCTCACAGTCATGAACATTTTTCTTTGCAGCCCAATCAGAGCTGCCTGGACAGTGGGCGTCGACGAGAGTGCTACTTGTATACCGCTCTTGACCGAGCTCATTTGCGCCGCGCcagtcaacatcatcacTGACCTAGCAATTCTTACTGTACCAATCCCCATTCTCACCCGCCTGCGCCTACCATCGCGGCAGAAGATGATCCTCGTCGTTAcctttgcccttggcatATTCATCACAGTCGTCAATGTCATTCGTATCTACTACTTGCAGAAGGCTATAATCGAAGTCCCGACATCTGACTCGTCGACTGGACCCAACATGAAGTTCGGTGACCAGGCCGACTTCGGCTG CCTCTGGTCCTCCAAGCTTCTCCCCAATGTGTTGTACGATTCGGCAAGCAACCAAACCTACAGCAATTCTCAAGGGTCGGGTGATCTCTCGATGCCACCATTTCGAGACCAAACGTCGGCCACTTTACCTGCAATTAAAAACAGGGTATCCTGTGACTTTGCCGACGCGAGGGAGCCGAAGCGCATGCTCAGCGTCAATAGCATAGATTCCTTCAAATTCTGCGCCCTTGTttccatcctcttcttcctttgggGAGTCTCATACGGCCTTCTTGACACGCTGAATAGCGGCGTTGCGTCCATAAACCACATGACTACCGCCCAGTCCCTTGGTTTAACGACCGCATACCTAGGAG ATCACCACAACGGACACTTTTGTTGTCCTGTAGCCAAGACTGCCGCATATGTCGACCAAAACTTGAAGGGGCCAGCCGAATCCATGGAATCTAGGAttcaagaagctcttcaGTATCTTGAGCAGTTTCCTGCTGCAAAAATTGCCGCCGTGGCTCGGGAATTCGGCGTGCCACGTGACCGACTGCTCAGACGGCTTGACGGCAAACCACCTAAGAAGGGCCGCCCTGCGGCCAACACGAAATTATCGATCGCTGAAGGGAGGGCTCTGTGTCGTTACATCGATCGACTCGACCAAATCAACCTCGCTGTGCGACCAGAATTCGTTACAGATGCGGCCAACCATATTCTGAGAGAGCGAGCCCCGCAAGCCAACCGTGGTAATCCGCCTGTCGTTGGCCCCAGTTGGACTACCCGCTTTCTGCGGCGCCATAAGTATGGCAAAAGGCTACAGAGGAAGCTACACGCTGACCGCCAGGCGTCAGAAGATCTGAGCCGAGTTAAGGAGTATTTCCAGAGGCTGTCTGACGTCTATCAGACAGAAGGGATATTGCCAGAAGATatatggaatatggacgAGACTGGATTTCGCATTGGCATTGGGAAGAATGAAATGATCGTCACAAAGCGCAAGAGAGCTCATTATTTTGGTATTCCCGAAAACAGGGAGTCTGCGACTGCGATCGAGGCTATATCTGCTGGCGGGGAATACATACCCGCCTTCTTGATCGTGGCTGGGCAAGTCCATATGGCTCAATGGTATGCACAGCCTGAATTAAACCCAGATACAGCCATCAGACCGACCCCGAGTGGCTACACGAATGATCAAGTAGGCTTAGAATGGCTTGAACACTTTGACAAGCACACAAGGAAGAAAACAGTGGGAAGAAAGCGACTTCTCATCCCTGACGGGCATGGTTCACATCATACCAGGGAGTTTATTACCTACTGTGACGCCCATAATATCGTGCCCTTCGGTTTGCCTCCAAATCTGACGCACCTCCTGCAGCCAGTGGATGTGGTGGTCTTCCAGCCATTGAAACACTACCACGCGAAGGCACTCGATCTGCTGGTTCGAGACGgcctcgtcaacatcaccaaggTTGAGTTTCTGAGCAGTATTGAAGAGGTTCGCGTGCGGGCATTCAAGAAGAGCACCATCCTCTCTTCATTCAGAAGACCGGGATCTGGCCATTCAACCCACAGCCAGTTCTTCAGATTCTTGAAGAGCGCCAGGCAAAGAAGACACCCTCGCCACCTTCAAGCTCAGGAGCATGCGTTCATCACCATTTTCAACGCCGTTGACGCTCAGGCAGATGAACAAGGTGGCTGA